In Erigeron canadensis isolate Cc75 chromosome 6, C_canadensis_v1, whole genome shotgun sequence, the following are encoded in one genomic region:
- the LOC122603296 gene encoding gamma-tubulin complex component 2, with the protein MMENGGGASSVCPSTPQWNLDRPFLTGQFLQESKLPSGPAADSNPLDFRLEVDRPISCYSASVQELILIDDLLSALIGVEGRYISINIVRGNEDSFSFEVNGSMDLALQEQAKRIFPMCKSYLLINQFVESRSQFKSGLVNHAFAAALRSFLLDYQAMVAQLEHQFRLGRLSVQGLWFYCQPMMGSMQALSLVIRKASVSNSVGSAVLNLLQSQAKVMAGNYLVRSLLEKMIESANSAYLGILERWVYEGVIDDPHDEFFIAENKALQKESLTQDYDAMYWRQRYSLKDDIPSFLANSAETILTTGKYLNVMRECGHTVQVPVLGNSKLMNFGSNDHYLECIKSAYDFASGELLNLMKDKYDLFGKLHSIKRYLLLDQGDFLVHFMDIARDELAKTPKEISVEKLQSLLDLALRSTAAAADPLHEEVTCSVDTCSLLKRLSTLKDLQTSEAVSETDLLEESLSITGVETFSVNYKVQWPLSLVISKKALTKYQLIFRFLFHCKHVHRQLCAAWQAHQGVRARDMHGTAISISSILCRNMLKFINSLLHYLTFEVLEPNWHVMHSKLENAKSIDEVIQYHDFFLEKCLKECSLLSPVLFKKFEKLKLVCLQYAAATQWLMNSIEAPDTNKSFDESSSYESSKVLKLRKPSKKPNSPKEESSVIKCVLKFEAELTAELQSLRPILSSRSQAEPYLTHLAQLILGVGMDQ; encoded by the exons GAACTAATATTAATCGATGATCTTCTGTCTGCTTTGATTGGCGTTGAGGGTCGATATATTTCTATCAATATAGTTCGAGGGAATGAGGACTCTTTTAGCTTCGAAGTTAATGGATCTATGGATTTGGCGCTCCAG GAACAGGCGAAAAGGATATTTCCTATGTGCAAGAGCTATCTACTAATCAATCAGTTTGTCGAGTCAAGATCCCAGTTCAAGTCTGGATTGGTTAATCATGCCTTTGCTGCTGCACTAAGGTCCTTCCTCCTC GATTACCAGGCTATGGTGGCACAACTTGAACATCAATTTCGACTAGGACGACTCTCCGTACAAGGATTATGGTTCTATTGCCAG CCAATGATGGGATCAATGCAAGCATTATCATTGGTAATAAGAAAGGCTTCGGTATCTAATTCTGTTGGTTCTGCAGTTCTTAACCTTTTACAAAGTCAg GCCAAGGTAATGGCTGGTAACTACTTGGTGAGGTCATTGCTGGAGAAGATGATAGAGTCTGCAAATTCTGCTTATCTTGGCATACTAGAAAG GTGGGTGTATGAAGGAGTTATTGATGATCCTCATGATGAGTTCTTCATTGCTGAAAACAAAGCTCTTCAAAAA GAGAGTCTCACACAAGATTATGATGCTATGTATTGGCGACAACGATACAGTCTCAAAGATGATATTCCTTCCTTTCTTGCAAATTCGGCTGAGACTATTTTAACAACAGggaaatatttaaatgtcaTGAGAGAATGCGGGCATACTGTTCAG GTCCCTGTATTGGGGAATTCAAAATTGATGAACTTTGGGTCAAATGATCACTATCTTGAATGCATCAAATCTGCTTATGATTTTGCCAGTGGAGAGTTGCTAAATCTCATGAAAGATAAG tATGACCTTTTCGGAAAGCTACATTCAATTAAGCGTTATCTTCTTCTAGATCAG GGTGATTTCTTGGTTCACTTCATGGATATTGCTCGTGATGAACTTGCTAAAACACCAAAGGAGATCTCTGTAGAGAAGCTTCAG TCCCTTTTGGACCTTGCACTGCGTTCGACAGCAGCTGCAGCAGATCCTTTGCATGAGGAAGTTACATGTTCAGTG GACACATGTTCTTTGTTGAAGAGGCTAAGCACTCTTAAAGATCTTCAGACTAGTGAGGCTGTGTCAGAGACTGATCTTTTAGAAGAATCCTTGAGTATTACTGGTGTCGAAACATTTTCTGTCAATTACAAG GTTCAATGGCCACTGTCACTTGTAATATCAAAGAAAGCCTTGACAAAATACCAGTTGATCTTCCGGTTTTTGTTTCATTGCAAACATGTACATCGACAACTTTGTGCAGCATGGCAAGCACATCAA GGTGTACGTGCACGTGATATGCATGGAACTGCAATCTCAATATCATCGATATTGTGCCGTAATATGCTCAAGTTTATCAATAGTCTTCTACATTATCTAACATTTGAG GTCCTTGAGCCAAATTGGCATGTTATGCATAGTAAACTTGAGAATGCAAAGAGCATAGATGAG GTAATTCAATATCATGACTTTTTCTTGGAGAAGTGTCTCAAGGAATGTTCACTTCTTTCCCCTGTCCTCTTCAAG AAATTTGAGAAATTAAAACTTGTATGCCTTCAATATGCTGCTGCAACTCAGTGGCTGATGAACTCCATCGAAGCTCCGGACACAAACAAATCTTTTGATGAATCTTCTTCATATGAAAGTTCAAAAGTTTTGAAGCTGAGGAAGCCTTCTAAGAAGCCCAATTCACCCAAGGAAGAGTCATCGGTCATTAAATGTGTCTT GAAATTTGAAGCGGAGCTAACTGCAGAGCTTCAAAGTTTAAGGCCGATTTTGAGCAGCAGGTCCCAGGCAGAACCATATCTTACTCATCTTGCACAGTTGATTCTTGGTGTTGGTATGGATCAATAG
- the LOC122605186 gene encoding uncharacterized protein LOC122605186 gives MEDLEKKLKISSEEEQEMENTSSVVSNREIVSLLHQFLRIQQQRAQAYATLKKGFAELGDSAYQQLCNEITVQFNECSKQVRALESIFLSPSYCRNDLAALLRSVQVQEKQKLQLTATIQVLKKAGRPSERLVSHENCKFRNHRQHECVHVHEITEAAGTEEAEADAEYDNALKEAIQGVQEAVTTINEHLEEVRYEIAAFEAE, from the exons ATGGAGGATTTGGAGAAGAAATTGAAAATATCATCAGAGGAAGAACAAGAGATGGAAAATACCTCCTCCGTCGTATCCAACCGTGAAATCGTGTCTTTGCTTCATCAATTTCTGAGAATTCAGCAACAAAGGGCCCAAGCTTATGCAACCCTCAAAAA GGGCTTTGCTGAATTGGGAGATTCCGCTTACCAACAACTTTGCAATGAGATCACAGTACAATTTAACGAATGTTCGAAGCAA GTGCGTGCGTTGGAGTCAATATTTCTCAGTCCCAGCTATTGCAGAAATGACTTGGCTGCTTTGCTGAGATCGGTTCAAGTACAAGAAAAGCAAAAGCTGCAACTG ACAGCAACTATTCAAGTTCTGAAGAAAGCTGGTCGTCCATCTGAACGATTAGTCAGCCATGAAAACTGCAAATTTAGAAATCATAGGCAGCATGAATGTGTTCATGTCCATGAGATAACTGAAGCTGCTGGAACAGAAGAAGCAGAAGCAGATGCAGAATATGACAACGCTTTGAAGGAAGCCATTCAAGGGGTGCAGGAGGCAGTCACGACCATTAATGAACATTTGGAAGAAGTCCGTTATGAGATCGCTGCCTTTGAGGCAGAATGA
- the LOC122604257 gene encoding F-box protein At4g18380-like has protein sequence MDVKENSEQQQEEEQVDVFDLLPDALVLEIFNRVQDARSLSACTILCKRFGDLVTQTETVSLQIIARRNTTSFQELSSKSGDHISNNKSKGGFLGRFILKPVNDFLRRMMSRKPKPCCEDEEEENTFRLPNELLKNFKEVKSLAIKLPGYEGDVSPNGSGGALLKWKAEFGKELESCVILGATGFKKSENSTKDETKGKVEDVISTTNHLTNKQLKKRVVWTISCLIACSARHHMLKQIISVNRMLRNVKITDGSKQGTIDMKERQVFDVRNDTMCSEKTSDLEMERTKVPAVIIKMWYMPMLELPESGGVMKGATLAVIRPVIGTTVEKQDDVTLAMGAFEDKFVKEAVKKLVEKKRSYTLEMNSF, from the coding sequence ATGGATGTCAAAGAAAATTCagaacaacaacaagaagaagaacaagTAGACGTTTTTGACTTGTTACCGGACGCATTGGTGCTAGAAATCTTCAACCGAGTACAAGATGCTCGGTCGTTATCGGCTTGCACGATTTTATGCAAACGTTTTGGTGATCTCGTTACGCAAACAGAAACCGTGTCTTTACAAATAATTGCACGTAGGAATACGACGTCGTTTCAAGAGTTGTCATCAAAGAGTGGGGATCACATTAGTAATAATAAATCTAAAGGTGGATTCCTTGGTAGATTTATTTTAAAACCGGTTAATGATTTCCTTCGTCGTATGATGTCTAGGAAACCCAAACCCTGTTGTGAAGACGAGGAAGAGGAAAATACGTTCCGTTTACCAAATGAATTACTAAAAAATTTTAAGGAAGTCAAGTCATTAGCTATTAAACTTCCGGGTTATGAAGGAGATGTTTCACCTAATGGATCAGGGGGTGCGCTTTTGAAATGGAAAGCAGAGTTTGGAAAAGAACTCGAGAGTTGTGTGATTTTAGGAGCTACAGGGTTTAAGAAATCTGAAAATAGTACGAAAGATGAGACTAAAGGGAAAGTAGAAGATGTAATATCGACAACGAATCACTTGACGAACAAGCAATTAAAGAAACGAGTCGTTTGGactatttcttgtttaattgcttGTTCTGCAAGGCATCATATGTTGAAGCAAATCATTTCAGTAAATCGTATGTTACGAAATGTGAAAATAACTGATGGAAGTAAGCAAGGAACGATCGATATGAAGGAAAGGCAAGTGTTCGATGTTAGAAACGACACGATGTGTTCAGAAAAAACTTCGGATTTGGAAATGGAAAGGACTAAAGTTCCGGCTGTAATAATCAAAATGTGGTACATGCCAATGTTGGAATTGCCTGAATCGGGCGGTGTGATGAAAGGGGCGACGTTGGCCGTCATTAGGCCAGTGATCGGGACGACTGTTGAAAAACAGGATGATGTGACTTTGGCAATGGGTGCATTTGAAGATAAGTTTGTGAAGGAAGCTGTGAAGAAGCTTGTTGAGAAGAAACGGTCTTACACGCTTGAAATGAattcattttga